A window of Zetaproteobacteria bacterium genomic DNA:
TCGCGCCAGCGACCAAGCCGGGCGTGGCCGGCGCCGGGCAGCAGGGTGGCGAGCGTGCCGACCAGCCAGTGGTTCGCCGGCCGCGGCGCGGGATGGTGTGCCAGCCACCGTCGGGCCAGGATGCCGTGGGCGCCGGTGAGTGGGCGGGAGGGGATGGTGACGCGCTGCGCCCGCATGGCGAGCAGGATGGAGGCGGTATCCATGCGCGCCCGCCAGGGATCGTCGCCCGCCAGCGCGCCGGCGGCCCCCTCGAGCAGCTCGGCGGCCTGCGCGTCCCGGCCTGCGGCCGCCTGTTGCAGGGCGTTCCGCCACACCTGCTGCGGCGTGGCCTCCAGCGTGGGTGCGGCCAGCAGCAGCCCGGCCAGCAGCAGCCACCGCACCAAGGCCCGCCCCCCTGCGCTCACTGCGCGACCAGCATGCCGTGCTCCAGCCGCAGGGTGCGGTCGGCGGCGGCGGCCAGCCGCTGGCTGTGGGTGACCATCAACGTCGCCGTCCCACGGGCGCGGCAGAGCCGTCGGAGCAGCTCGAAGACGACGGCGGCGCTCCCCTCGTCGAGGTTGCCGGTCGGTTCGTCGGCCAGCAGCAGCAGCGGATCGCCGATCAATGCCCGGGCGACGGCGACGCGCTGCGCCTCGCCGCCGGAGAGGCGCCCCGGGATGTGGTCGGCGCGCGCC
This region includes:
- a CDS encoding ATP-binding cassette domain-containing protein; translation: ARADHIPGRLSGGEAQRVAVARALIGDPLLLLADEPTGNLDEGSAAVVFELLRRLCRARGTATLMVTHSQRLAAAADRTLRLEHGMLVAQ